A genomic window from Thiomonas arsenitoxydans includes:
- a CDS encoding adenosine deaminase, whose translation MISDNLTPSRPDIAALPAERVAHLLRASPKAELHVHIEGTLEPELIFALAQRNGVSLPYADVQALRKAYAFSDLQSFLDLYYAGCDVLRTEQDFFDLAWAYFQRAARDHVVRVEPFFDPQSHTVRGVGFEVFMPAFIQAAQRAQDELGLSVGWIVSVLRHLPEEDALQTLDAAQPWLDHLIGIGLDSSERGNPPEKFARVFARAREMGLYAVAHAGEEGPPAYVLGALDVLKVERIDHGVRASEDPALMQRLAREQMPLTVCPLSNVRLCVVPDLAQHNLPQLLAAGLKVTVNSDDPAYFGGYINDNLTELFAAQPALGAPQAYALLRNSLEASFAANGDKALWIAQLDAQWRQAA comes from the coding sequence ATGATTTCAGACAACCTCACCCCGTCCCGTCCAGACATCGCCGCCTTGCCTGCCGAGCGCGTTGCCCATCTACTGCGCGCCAGCCCGAAGGCTGAATTGCATGTGCATATCGAGGGCACGCTGGAGCCGGAGTTGATCTTTGCGCTGGCGCAGCGCAACGGCGTGTCGCTGCCGTATGCCGATGTCCAGGCGCTGCGCAAGGCCTATGCCTTCAGCGACCTCCAGTCCTTCCTCGATCTGTATTACGCCGGGTGCGATGTGCTGCGCACCGAGCAGGATTTTTTCGATCTGGCCTGGGCTTATTTTCAGCGCGCCGCGCGCGATCATGTGGTGCGCGTGGAACCGTTTTTCGATCCGCAGAGCCATACCGTGCGCGGCGTCGGATTCGAGGTGTTCATGCCGGCCTTCATCCAGGCGGCGCAGCGGGCGCAGGACGAACTCGGTCTGAGTGTCGGCTGGATTGTGAGCGTGCTGCGCCACCTGCCCGAAGAAGACGCCTTGCAGACGCTCGACGCCGCGCAGCCCTGGCTCGACCATCTCATCGGCATCGGGCTCGATTCGTCCGAGCGCGGCAATCCGCCCGAGAAGTTCGCCCGCGTGTTCGCCCGCGCCCGCGAAATGGGGCTGTACGCCGTGGCGCATGCCGGTGAAGAAGGCCCGCCGGCCTATGTGCTGGGCGCGCTCGACGTGCTGAAAGTCGAGCGCATCGACCACGGTGTGCGCGCCAGCGAAGACCCGGCCTTGATGCAGCGTCTGGCCCGTGAGCAGATGCCGCTCACCGTCTGCCCGCTGTCGAATGTGCGGCTGTGCGTGGTGCCCGACTTGGCACAGCACAACCTGCCGCAGCTGCTGGCCGCTGGGCTGAAAGTCACGGTCAATTCCGACGATCCGGCGTATTTCGGCGGGTATATCAACGACAACCTGACCGAGTTGTTCGCCGCGCAACCCGCCTTGGGTGCGCCGCAGGCCTACGCGCTGCTGCGCAACAGCCTCGAAGCGAGCTTCGCCGCCAATGGCGACAAGGCGCTGTGGATCGCGCAGCTCGATGCGCAGTGGCGACAAGCCGCCTGA
- a CDS encoding DUF1415 domain-containing protein: MNRPQSLNDPVVAQTRAWVDRMVIGLNLCPFAKAPQVKGRIRYVHCEATTPEDLLSRLGDELQLLMRTAPDEVETTLLIHPHTLAHFAQYNAFLDEADARVEQLGLRGILQIASFHPQYRFAGARPNDVTNATNRSPFPMLHLIRESSIDRAVAAFPEAAAIYHANRATMRRLGKQGIAALLAQCRSGAG, encoded by the coding sequence ATGAACCGCCCGCAATCGCTCAACGATCCCGTCGTGGCGCAGACCCGCGCCTGGGTTGACCGCATGGTGATCGGGCTGAATCTGTGCCCCTTTGCCAAGGCGCCGCAGGTGAAAGGCCGTATCCGCTATGTCCATTGCGAGGCCACGACGCCCGAGGACTTGCTGAGCCGCCTCGGCGATGAGCTGCAACTGCTGATGCGTACCGCGCCCGACGAGGTGGAGACCACCTTGCTCATCCACCCGCACACGCTCGCACATTTCGCGCAGTACAACGCCTTTCTCGACGAGGCCGATGCGCGGGTGGAACAACTCGGCCTGCGCGGCATCCTGCAGATCGCCAGTTTTCACCCGCAGTATCGGTTTGCCGGCGCTCGCCCGAACGACGTGACCAACGCGACCAATCGCTCGCCGTTTCCCATGCTGCATCTCATCCGAGAATCCAGCATCGACCGAGCGGTGGCCGCTTTTCCAGAAGCGGCCGCCATCTACCATGCCAACCGGGCGACGATGCGCCGTCTCGGCAAGCAAGGCATCGCGGCCTTGCTGGCGCAGTGTCGGAGCGGGGCGGGGTAG
- a CDS encoding dienelactone hydrolase family protein has product MWNEDLKAQFQSLAPGRPDGELSRRDFVRTALGVGFAAAAGPVIAQTVVQTSVDGLLAGEVRIESGGQKIPVYRAQPKGKTDLPVVLVVSEIFGVHEYIADVARRFAHQGYLALAPDLFVRQGDPMAYGSIAEVMSKVISKVPDVQVMQDLDACRNWALANGGKAGHVGITGFCWGGRMVWLYCAHAPVQAGVAWYGRLVGTPSDLAPKNPVDIVKELKAPVLGLYGGKDQGITQESVEQMRKALADGSAAAKASEIVVYPDAGHGFHADYRPSYNAKDAQDGWNRALAWLRQHQVVAVAAADEPPQDGMCQTERGFPQTFPVDKLLSG; this is encoded by the coding sequence ATGTGGAACGAAGATCTGAAGGCGCAATTCCAGAGTCTCGCACCGGGCCGTCCCGACGGCGAGTTGTCCCGGCGTGATTTCGTGCGTACCGCGCTGGGGGTGGGTTTCGCCGCAGCGGCAGGACCGGTGATCGCGCAGACCGTGGTGCAAACCTCTGTGGACGGCCTGCTCGCTGGAGAGGTGCGGATCGAATCCGGCGGCCAGAAGATTCCGGTCTACCGGGCGCAGCCCAAGGGCAAGACCGATCTGCCCGTGGTGCTGGTGGTGTCGGAGATTTTCGGGGTGCACGAGTACATCGCCGATGTCGCCAGGCGCTTCGCGCATCAGGGTTATCTGGCGCTGGCGCCCGATCTGTTCGTGCGGCAAGGCGACCCGATGGCCTATGGCAGCATCGCCGAGGTGATGAGCAAGGTCATCTCCAAAGTGCCCGATGTCCAGGTGATGCAGGATCTGGACGCCTGCCGAAACTGGGCGCTGGCCAATGGCGGCAAGGCGGGCCATGTCGGCATCACCGGGTTCTGCTGGGGCGGGCGCATGGTCTGGCTTTACTGCGCGCATGCGCCGGTACAGGCGGGAGTGGCTTGGTATGGTCGCCTGGTCGGCACGCCTTCTGATTTGGCGCCCAAGAACCCGGTGGATATCGTCAAGGAACTCAAGGCGCCCGTGCTCGGTCTTTACGGCGGCAAAGATCAGGGCATTACGCAGGAATCAGTCGAGCAGATGCGCAAGGCGCTTGCCGACGGCAGCGCTGCGGCCAAGGCGTCCGAAATCGTGGTGTATCCCGACGCCGGTCACGGTTTTCACGCGGACTACCGGCCCAGCTACAACGCCAAGGACGCCCAGGACGGCTGGAACCGCGCGCTGGCCTGGCTGCGTCAGCATCAGGTGGTTGCCGTAGCCGCCGCCGACGAGCCGCCGCAGGACGGCATGTGTCAGACGGAACGAGGGTTTCCGCAGACTTTTCCGGTGGACAAACTGCTCAGCGGCTGA
- a CDS encoding universal stress protein: MFNHLLLSTDGSELADKALPYTIELAKKFGSKITVCSVIDLYPYIGAIEVMPVGMDQWQDEVRKQANVALQHMSERINAAGLSCDTVVEEDAQAWRGLLAAAEKQGCDAIVIASHGRSGMTSAMLGSQTSRVLSHSKLPVLVVR; the protein is encoded by the coding sequence ATGTTCAACCATCTACTCTTGTCCACCGACGGCTCAGAGCTCGCGGACAAGGCACTGCCCTACACCATCGAGCTAGCGAAAAAATTCGGCTCCAAAATCACCGTCTGCTCGGTCATCGATCTGTATCCCTACATCGGAGCGATCGAAGTCATGCCCGTCGGCATGGACCAGTGGCAGGACGAAGTGCGCAAACAGGCCAATGTGGCGCTGCAGCACATGAGCGAGCGCATCAATGCGGCCGGGCTGAGTTGCGACACCGTGGTGGAAGAAGACGCCCAAGCCTGGCGCGGCCTGCTCGCCGCCGCCGAAAAGCAGGGCTGCGACGCCATCGTCATTGCCTCGCACGGCCGCAGCGGCATGACCTCGGCCATGCTGGGCAGCCAGACCTCGCGGGTTCTGTCGCATTCCAAACTGCCGGTGCTGGTCGTTCGCTGA
- a CDS encoding universal stress protein, whose translation MYKKILVPTDGSDTGAKVIPHAVALAKSCGAAVVGLNVTDPYPYSGLAETVPITADQYRVHVTQEAEDALKPLQDACKAADLAFEPIIAEDIHPWKAMLDVAKERGCDLVVIASHGRRGMQALLLGSETQKLLTHSTIPVLVLR comes from the coding sequence ATGTATAAAAAAATACTCGTCCCCACCGACGGTTCCGACACCGGGGCAAAAGTGATTCCCCATGCAGTAGCTTTGGCCAAAAGCTGTGGCGCTGCGGTGGTGGGCCTCAACGTCACCGACCCGTATCCCTACTCCGGCCTGGCCGAAACCGTGCCCATCACGGCGGATCAGTACCGCGTGCACGTCACGCAAGAGGCTGAAGACGCCCTCAAGCCCCTGCAGGACGCCTGCAAGGCCGCTGATCTGGCCTTCGAGCCCATCATTGCCGAAGACATCCACCCCTGGAAAGCCATGCTCGACGTGGCCAAGGAGCGCGGTTGCGATCTGGTGGTGATCGCCTCCCACGGACGCCGCGGCATGCAAGCCCTGCTACTGGGCAGCGAAACCCAGAAGCTGCTGACCCATTCCACCATTCCGGTACTGGTCCTGCGCTGA
- a CDS encoding sulfurtransferase: MSSHYTTLITASELAALRDAFIVDCSHDLAQPEAGQQAYDLAHIPGAIFLHLDRDLSSPKSGHNGRHPLPDADAFAARLAQLGLRQNQQVVAYDRTGGSFAVRLWWMLRWLGHDAVAVLDGGWQVWTAAGGTSEGTAPAARVPGDFRRRPTLVGAVPARGVLVNLHSGKHLVLDARAPERYAGEVEPIDPVGGHIPGAKNRFFQTNLQPDGTFKSREQLREEFTALLEDWDPRDVIHHCGSGVTGCHNLLAMTYAGMDGSLLYPGSWSEWCADPARPVATGRAPGKV; encoded by the coding sequence ATGTCCTCACACTACACCACCCTGATTACCGCCTCCGAACTGGCCGCACTGCGTGACGCTTTCATCGTCGACTGCAGTCATGACCTCGCCCAGCCCGAAGCGGGCCAGCAGGCCTATGACCTGGCCCATATTCCTGGCGCGATCTTTCTTCACCTCGACCGCGATCTGTCCTCCCCAAAAAGCGGGCACAACGGTCGGCACCCTTTGCCTGATGCCGACGCCTTCGCAGCCCGACTCGCCCAACTCGGCCTGCGCCAAAACCAGCAGGTCGTCGCTTACGACCGAACCGGAGGCAGCTTTGCCGTGCGCCTGTGGTGGATGCTGCGCTGGCTCGGCCACGACGCGGTGGCCGTGCTCGACGGCGGCTGGCAGGTCTGGACGGCCGCTGGCGGCACGAGCGAGGGCACGGCGCCAGCGGCTAGGGTCCCGGGCGACTTCAGACGTCGCCCCACACTGGTGGGCGCCGTGCCTGCGCGCGGCGTGCTCGTCAACCTGCACAGCGGCAAGCACCTCGTTCTGGACGCGCGCGCGCCGGAGCGATATGCGGGCGAAGTCGAGCCGATTGATCCGGTCGGTGGGCATATTCCCGGGGCGAAAAACCGCTTCTTTCAGACCAATCTGCAGCCCGACGGCACCTTCAAATCGCGCGAGCAATTGCGCGAAGAATTCACCGCGCTGCTCGAAGACTGGGACCCGCGCGATGTGATCCATCATTGCGGCTCCGGCGTCACGGGCTGCCACAATCTGCTGGCGATGACCTACGCGGGCATGGACGGTAGCCTGCTCTACCCCGGCTCCTGGAGCGAGTGGTGCGCCGATCCGGCACGCCCCGTGGCAACCGGGCGCGCCCCCGGCAAGGTTTGA
- a CDS encoding aromatic ring-hydroxylating oxygenase subunit alpha, giving the protein MSDLSIRLSQDHLQLPVSTYFDDDLFKLEQEQIFRSGPRYLGHELTVPKIGDYAALAQEGEGRALIHGPEGIELLSNICRHRQAVMLRGMGSTGKNIVCPLHRWTYGLDGQLVGAPHFEQDPCLHLQTYPLQRWNGMLFEDNGYPVAQTMAQLAVLKEFDFTGFVHDHTEMHVCNYNWKTFIEVYLEDYHVVPFHPGLGKFVDCNVLQWQFAPQWSVQTVGVHEGLQHPGSAVYSKWHQAVLNFRSDKKLPEHGAIWLTLYPNIMLEWYPHVLVVSTLYPLGPQKTLNMVEFFYPEEIAAFEREFIMAERAAYMETCAEDDEIAERMDAGRKALFERGDDQHGPYQSPMEDGMRHFHAWYRDKLQVPA; this is encoded by the coding sequence ATGTCCGATCTGAGCATTCGTCTGTCGCAAGATCATTTGCAATTGCCGGTTTCAACCTATTTCGATGACGACTTGTTCAAGCTGGAGCAGGAACAGATATTCCGCTCCGGCCCGCGCTATCTCGGACATGAACTCACGGTACCCAAGATCGGCGACTACGCCGCGCTCGCCCAGGAAGGTGAAGGCCGCGCGCTGATTCACGGGCCTGAAGGCATTGAACTGCTCTCCAACATCTGCCGCCACCGGCAGGCCGTGATGCTGCGCGGCATGGGCAGCACGGGCAAGAATATCGTGTGCCCGCTGCATCGCTGGACCTACGGTCTCGACGGTCAACTCGTCGGCGCCCCGCACTTCGAGCAAGACCCCTGCCTGCATCTGCAAACCTACCCGCTGCAGCGCTGGAACGGCATGCTGTTCGAGGACAACGGCTATCCCGTGGCCCAGACCATGGCGCAACTGGCCGTGCTCAAGGAGTTCGACTTCACCGGCTTTGTGCACGACCACACCGAAATGCACGTGTGCAACTACAACTGGAAGACCTTCATCGAGGTCTATCTGGAGGACTACCACGTCGTGCCCTTCCACCCCGGGCTGGGCAAGTTCGTCGATTGCAACGTGCTGCAATGGCAGTTCGCGCCGCAGTGGAGCGTGCAGACCGTGGGCGTTCATGAAGGTCTGCAGCACCCGGGCAGCGCGGTGTACAGCAAATGGCATCAGGCGGTACTCAACTTCCGCTCCGACAAAAAGCTGCCCGAACATGGCGCCATCTGGCTCACCCTCTACCCCAACATCATGCTGGAGTGGTATCCGCATGTGCTTGTGGTGTCCACGCTCTACCCGCTGGGCCCGCAGAAGACCCTGAACATGGTGGAGTTTTTCTACCCGGAAGAAATCGCAGCGTTCGAGCGCGAGTTCATCATGGCCGAGCGCGCGGCCTATATGGAAACCTGTGCAGAAGACGACGAAATCGCCGAGCGCATGGACGCTGGCCGCAAAGCGCTGTTTGAGCGCGGTGACGATCAGCACGGCCCCTACCAGTCGCCGATGGAAGACGGCATGCGCCACTTCCACGCCTGGTACCGCGACAAACTGCAGGTTCCAGCCTGA
- a CDS encoding exodeoxyribonuclease VII small subunit, producing MPAAKTARHADQAPASYEQALAELEQIVQAMEGGQLSLDDTLSSYKRGNLLLQFCRGKLQAVEQQVQVLDGEQLKPLRTEPDEEDDRV from the coding sequence ATGCCCGCCGCCAAAACTGCCCGCCATGCCGATCAGGCCCCAGCCAGCTACGAACAGGCGCTGGCCGAGTTGGAGCAGATCGTGCAGGCCATGGAAGGAGGGCAGCTCAGCCTCGACGACACGCTGTCTTCCTACAAGCGTGGCAATCTGCTGCTGCAGTTCTGCCGCGGCAAACTGCAGGCGGTGGAGCAGCAGGTTCAGGTGCTCGATGGCGAGCAGCTCAAACCCTTGCGCACGGAACCCGATGAGGAGGATGACCGTGTCTGA
- a CDS encoding polyprenyl synthetase family protein: MTVSEVLQLESVPPGSTQPGVLPLNHSFDHWLHQHQARAQQLIERFVPPEHPLVPQLHEAMHYAAAMGGKRVRPLLVWAAGECVQADDQALDRAACAVELVHAYSLVHDDLPCMDDDVLRRGQPTTHVRFGEALALLAGDALQALAYEVLTPEADIAPALQARLCALLARASGADGMAGGQTLDILATGGAVSGDDLMHMHSRKTGALLKASVLMGAACGGFDTAHPAQTYTALETYGDAVGLAFQVVDDILDVTADSHTLGKTAGKDAQQNKSTYVSALGLDAARKLAHGLRDKAQAALDTLPPPQRAASQRLRELADLIVLREH; the protein is encoded by the coding sequence ATGACCGTGTCTGAGGTGCTGCAGTTGGAGAGCGTGCCACCGGGTTCCACCCAACCGGGCGTGCTGCCGCTCAACCACTCCTTTGATCACTGGCTGCACCAGCACCAGGCTCGGGCCCAGCAGTTGATCGAGCGCTTTGTGCCGCCGGAGCATCCGCTGGTGCCGCAGTTGCACGAGGCCATGCACTATGCCGCGGCCATGGGAGGCAAGCGCGTTCGCCCCCTGCTGGTGTGGGCGGCTGGCGAGTGTGTGCAGGCCGACGATCAGGCGCTCGACCGTGCCGCCTGCGCGGTGGAATTGGTGCATGCCTATTCGTTGGTGCACGACGATCTGCCCTGCATGGACGACGACGTGCTGCGGCGCGGCCAACCCACAACCCATGTGCGATTCGGCGAAGCCCTGGCGCTGCTAGCCGGAGATGCCTTGCAAGCCCTGGCCTACGAAGTGCTGACGCCCGAGGCAGACATCGCCCCGGCGCTGCAGGCGCGGCTATGTGCGCTGCTGGCGCGGGCTTCCGGCGCTGACGGCATGGCCGGTGGCCAAACGCTCGACATTCTTGCGACCGGAGGCGCGGTCAGCGGTGACGATCTGATGCATATGCACAGCCGCAAGACCGGCGCCTTGCTCAAGGCCAGCGTGCTGATGGGCGCAGCCTGCGGCGGGTTCGATACGGCGCATCCGGCGCAAACGTATACGGCTCTGGAAACCTATGGCGACGCCGTGGGCCTGGCCTTTCAGGTGGTGGATGACATTCTGGATGTCACCGCCGATTCACATACCCTCGGAAAAACCGCGGGCAAGGACGCGCAGCAAAACAAGTCCACCTACGTCTCGGCGCTGGGTCTCGACGCCGCGCGCAAGCTGGCGCATGGTCTGCGCGACAAGGCGCAGGCCGCACTCGACACCCTGCCGCCGCCGCAACGCGCGGCCAGCCAGCGCTTGCGCGAACTTGCCGATCTGATCGTGTTGCGCGAGCATTGA